One Dehalococcoidia bacterium genomic window, CAGCAGGGGGCGGCCGCCTTCGAGCCTTACCGCCAGCTCTACCCGCAGGCCTACGCCCCCGACGGCCGCTTCCAGACCTATGCCCAGGCATATGTCGTTCGCGCCGGCGGCCGCACAGTGCTGGTGGACACTGGTGTCGGTCCTGGCCCCCACGACTGGCTGGGCGGCGCCCGCGGCCGTCTGCTGGACGACATGCAGGAGAAGGGGGTGCGTCCGGAGGACATCGATGTCGTCGTCTTCACCCACCTGCACGGCGACCACGTGGGCTGGAACCTGCAGTACGAGGCCGGCTCTCCCCGGCCCACCTTCCCCCGTGCCCGCTACTACGTGCCCCAGGCCGACTGGGACTTCTTCACAGACCCCGCCCGCGTTGGACAGGGGACCTACCGCACGGTGGTGCCCCTCAGGGACCTGGGCGTGCTGGAGCTGTTCAGCGGCGAGGTGGCCCTGGCCGACGGCGTGACCACTGTCCCGACACCGGGCCACACCCCTGGACACACTAGCATCCTGCTTGCCTCGCTGGGGGAGCGGGCGCTCATCTGCGGCGACCTGGCCCACCACCCGGCCCAGGTGGATCAACCCTCGTGGTCTCCGGCCTTCGACACCGACGGCGCTCAGGCGGCCCAGACCCGCAGCCGGATACTGGACATGCTGGAGTCGGAGGGCCTGGTGGCGGCCTTCTGCCACTTCCCGCCTCCCGGCTTCGGGCGCATCGTGCGCCTGGAGGGACGGCGCGTTTTTCGTGCCCTGTGACCTCCAGGAGGGACCGGCCGTTCGTCGGGGAGGCCGAGGCCTATCTCAGCGGCGCTACTGTTCCTGAGGCCTGACAGCCCTGGCGGATATGGGGCTACCCGGGGGCCTACCCTCCTCGACTTCACGGGTTCGGGGACGCTGGCAGGTCAGCTGCGCAGGGTCACGTCGCCCGCCTCGATGGCCACCCGCGAGCCGTCGGGCCGTCGCAGCAGGAGGCGCCCCTCCTCGTCCACGTCCTCGGCTAGCCCCTCTTCCACCTGGTCGCCGAAGCGGGCCGTGACCTCCTGGCCCAGGGTGATGAGGCGGGCACGCCACTCCTCCAGCGGCGTCTCGCCTCGGCGCGCCGCCTCGTACAGGGATTCCAGGTGGGCCAGCAGGGATGCCAGGACATCCTCTCGCGAGACCTCACGGCCCAGCTCTCGGCGCAGGCTGGTGGCGATCTCGGCCAGCTCGGGAATGGCCTCCACGTCCATGTTGACGTTGACGCCGATGCCGAGCAGGCAGTAACGCACCTGCTCCCCCTGGACCTCGGACTCCAGGAGCACGCCCGAGAGCTTGCGGCGACCGATCCAGACATCGTTGGGCCACTTGATGCCGGCCTGGAGGCCGGTCGTCTCGGCCACCGCTCTGGCCACCGCCAGAGGGGCCACCATCGTCAGGCGCTTGAGGGCGTGCATGGGGGGCCTCAGCACCAGCGTCAGGTAGAGGTTCTGCCCTGCAGGCGACGCCCAGGAGCGACCCAGGCGCCCCCGGCCGGCCGTCTGCTCGTCGGCGAGGACGAGGGTGCCCTCGGGAGCGCCTGCCTCGGCCTCTCGACGGGCGATATCCTGGGTGGAGCCCACGCTGCTGTAGTAGACGAGGCGTCGGCCCATGTAGGTGGTCTTCAGCGCTCGCTCCAGGCGTGAGAGGTCGGGCCAGGCCATGCTCATTTCCCCCTTTCAGGGCAGACCGTAGAGGGAACGCAGCGCCTGGCGCGCCACCTCCCGGTCGTCGCACTCGTATGGCCCATCGGCCAGGTAGACAATGGTCTCGTGCCCGCGGCCGGCCAGTAGCACCGCATCGTCGTCGGAGGCCATGGCCAGGGCATGGGCGATGGCCTCCCGCCGGTCGGGCACGATGACGTAGTCGTGGCCCTGACGCCGTCCGACGGCCTCCAGGCCAGCGGCCACCTCCCGCAGGATGTCCAGGCGGTCCTCGTCGTAGGGGTTATCGTCCGTGAGGACGACGTAGTCGGCCAGTTGGCCGGCCACCTGTCCCATGGGGAACCGGCGCTCTCGCTCCCTCCCGCCTATGCAGCCGAAGAGGGCGATGACCCTGCCTCGCGCCCTCGCTCGCAACAGCTCCAGGACGCGACGCAGCGAGTCCGGGCCATGGGCATAGTCCACCACCACCAGGAAGGGCTGTCCCTCGTCGATGGTCTCCAGTCGCCCCGGCGCCCCGGGCCAGGACATGACGGCCTCCACGAGGCTGTCCAGCGTGAGGCCCAGCGCCAGCCCAACGGCGACGGCGGCCAGGGCGTTGGCCACGTTGAAATCGCCCGGGCGGGAGACGTGCACATCCCTCTGCTGTCCCGACACCTCCAGGCGGAAGCGAGTGCCCCAGCCCTCCGGCCGGAGGTCATGGGCGACCACGTCGGCGGGGGTCCGCAGGCCGTAGCTAATGCTCCGGGCGGCGGTCAGGGAACGGAAGTAATCGCAGGAGGGATCGTCGGCATTGAGGACCGCTGCCTTGGGCACACCCTTGTCCGCGGAGCTGTCCAGCAGGCGAAACAGGCGGCCCTTCGCCTCACGATAGGCCTCGAAGCTCCCGTGGAAGTCCAGGTGGTCGCGTCCCAGATTGGTGATGACGCCCACGTCCGGCTCGCAGTCCTCCACCCGGTAGAGGGCCAGGCCGTGGGATGTGCACTCGACCACGGCATAACGGCAGCCCGAAGCTACCATGCGGGCCAGGGCGGCCTGGACCTGAGGGGCCTCGGGCGTGGTGCGGCCATCGCCCCCGCCCTCCACCCGCCCATCGGTCCCCCAGCCGATGGTGCCCAGGAAGCCGGCCCTGCCACCGGCCCTGCCCAGCACATGCGAGAGGAGATGGACCAGGCTGCTCTTGCCATCGGTGCCCGTTACGCCTATCACCGTCAGGCGACGGGCAGGGAAGCCGTGGAAGGCAGCGGCCAGCCGCGAGAGGGCACGGCGCGAATCGGGCACCTCCAGCAGCGTTGCCTTGCCGCCGTCCAGGAGAGGTGACCAGCGCTCTCTGCGGTCGGCCTGCACTGCCAGGGCGACGGCGCCGCGACTCATGGCGTCCTGGAGGAAGTCATGTCCGTCGTGGCGGAGCCCCGGCACCGCCACGAACAGGTCGCCCGGGGTCACCAGACGCGAGTCCCAGGCGATGCCGCGCACGGGCACGTCGGCCCCCAGCAGGCGGGCCTCTGGCAGGTGGGCAGCCAGCTCGGACAGGGTCGGCATGGGCGTCTCCGATAGGGGCGTCGGTCGGACGACCTCCCTGTTGGCCACGGGCAGGCGGTGGGGCCTAGCAGGCCTATAGGCCGGGTTCTGTAGCCGCCCCGTCGGGGCGGCCGGTGGTCATCACTCTGGGCCTCCCCTTGCGGAGAGGCTCGAGCGGCCTACCCGAGGGCGTCGGGCCGGGCATCCCTAGGCCCCCCGAAGGGGCCTGCCCTCCTATTTGGCCTTGCTCCGCGTGGGGTTTGGCCAGCCGGCAGGTCGCCCTGCCGCTGGTGGGCTCTTACCCCACCTTTTCACCCTTACCTGGGCCCGCGAGGGCCCAGGCGGTCTGGTTTCTGTGCCACTTTCCGCGGGTCGCCCCGCCTGGGTGTTACCCAGCACGCTGCCCGGTGGAGCCCGGACCTTCCTCCCCCTGCGCGAGGCAGAGGGCGACCACCCGGCCTGCTGTCGGCCCCACCGCCATAGCCATTCTACCACCGCCACGGCCGACTCGATGGGGACCGCCCCGAGGCCGGGCGCGGGTTGACAGACAGCGACCTTCGCCCTTGACAGTGGTAATGGCCGAATTTACCTTCCCACCGAGGGCAGTAGATGCTCCGCTACCTCCTCTCGCGCCTGCTGCTGAACCTCCTGGTGCTTCTGTTAGTGGCCAGCCTCGTCTTTCTCGCCCTGCGCCTCAGCCCTGGCGATGTCCTGGAGGCCGCCGCCCAGGGCGTCCAGGGCGACCCTCAGCAGGCGCGGGAGGCCGTCCGCCGCTCTCTGGGGCTCGACCGACCCCTGTGGGACCAGTACCGGGACTACCTGTCGGACCTGGTGAGGGGCGATCTGGGACAGTCCTTCCGCACCCGCTCGCCGGTGCTGGAGGACATCGGCGAGCGCATCGGCCCCTCGCTAGAGTTGGGGCTGCTGCAGCTGGCGGTGGCCCTCCTGATAGGGGTGCCGGCGGGGGTGGCGGCGGCTGTCCGTCGCGACACCTGGGCCGACTACGCGTTGCGGGGGGCTGCCACCTTCTTCCTGGGGGTGCCGGCCTTCGTCCTGGCCATCTTCGCCTTGCTGGGTTCCGCTCGCTACCTGGGCTGGACGCCGCCCATCACTGCCTATCGCGACCTGGTGCCATTCCCGCCCTTCGACACGCCAGCGCCCGAAGACCCTTGGGCCAATCTGCAGGTGATGGCGCTGCCGGCCCTCATCGGCGGCCTGGGCACTGGGGCCATCGTCATGCGCTTTTTGCGTTCCCAGATGCTAGAAGTGCTGGCGCAGGACTATATTCGAACGGCCTGGGCCAAGGGCCTGGCCGAGCGACTGGTAGTTATGCGCCATGCCCTGCGCAATGCCCTGCTGCCGGTGGTAACGGTGGCGGGACTGATGATGGGTGCCCTGGTGGCGGGAAACGTGGTGCTGGAGGCCATCTTCCTCATTCCCGGCCTGGGCCTCTATGCCGTGAACGGCGTGCGCCAGAACGACTACCCGGTGGTCCAGGGCATGACTCTGCTGGTGGCCTCCTTCCTAGTGTTCGTGAACCTCATGGTGGACGTGGTCTATGCCTGGCTGGACCCGCGCATCCGCTACGCCTGAGCAGGCCGGCGGAGCTGCTGCGCCCCCTCTGCCGTGGCCGGAGGGGAGCATGGGGCGGCGACGGCTGCGGGCAGCCCTGCGGGCGCTACGGCGCAAGCCGCTGGGCGCCCTGGCCGCCGCTGTAGCCCTGGCCATGCTGGTGGGGGCCATCGGCCCGCCTCAGCCTCGTTTCGGCCTGCCCGACCTGCCCGACCGCCCCCTCGGCTTCGAGATGGGACGTCCCTTCCTGGCCCGCTACGGCCCGGAGGACTTCTTTTACGACGAGGAGACGGGGCGACTGGCCCGCTTCCAGTCCCCCAGCGGCCGCCACTGGCTGGGCACCGACGACAAGGGCCGCGACGTGTGGGCACGCATCGTCTGGGGCACCAGACGTTCCCTGTTCCTGGCCCTGTGGGCCCTGGGGCTGGGCACCGTCGGCGGGACTGCCGTGGGCATCGTTTCGGCCTATTTCCTGGGAAAGACGGACCTGCTCCTGCAGCGGCTCATGGACGCCCTGCAGGCGTTCCCGCCCCTGCTGGTACTGATGCTGGCCGTCTCGCTGGTGGAGCCGAGCCTTCGGGTGCTGGCGGTAGCCCTGGCCTTCGTATCGGTGCCCGGGGTGCAGAGAGTGGTGCGCAGCGTCGTCCTCTCGGTGCGCAACGAGCCTTATGTAGAGGCGGCCAGGGCCATGGGCGCCTCGCATCTGCGCATCATGTTCCGCCACGTCCTGCCCAACGTGACGGCGCCGGTGATGGTGGTCTTCTCGGTAGGCCTGGGGGGAGCGGTCCTGGCCGAGGCCGGGCTGTCGTTCATCGACCCTTCCACGGTCCCCCAGTCGGCATCCTGGGGGCTGATGCTGGCCGAGGGACGGGCCTTCATGTTCGAGCACCCCCATGTGGTGCTGGCTGCCGGTGGGGCCATCGCCCTGGCCGTGATGGCCTTCAACCTGTTGGGCGACGCCCTGAGGGATCTGCTGGACCCGCGTCTGCGTCCCCTGTAGGGGGCATCGACCGAGTCGCTGAGGGGGCGCTATAATGCCGTCAAGGACGGCCAGGGAAGGGGGTGAGAGCCCTGCCCAGGCTGGCCAGCCGACGCCTCAGCAGGCGTCAGTTCCTGGGGGCGGCGGCAGGGCTGGCAGCGGCGCTGGCAGGGTGCGGCGGCCGACAGGTCCAAGAGGGGCTACCACCGCTGGCATCGCAGGAGAGGGAGGCCCCCCAGAGGGGCGGCATCCTCCGCCTGCCGGGCTACGAGGCGGCGGTGCTGGACACCCTGGATCCACACCAGACCCAGTTCGGGCCTATTTACAGCTCTCATTCGGCTGTCTTCAGTAAAGTCCTGCGCTACGAAGACCCCCTCCAGGGTGTCATAGTCACCGACCTCGCCCTGCAGATGCCGGAGGTCATCGGTGACCCTCCCCTGGAGTATGTCGTCCGCCTGCGACCGGGCGTCCGCTTTCAACGGCCCAGCCTCGTCCTGGGCCGCCCTCCCTCCCGCGAGGAGCAGGCGGTAGGGGGACGAGAGCTGACGGCCGAGGACGTCAAGTTCTCCTTCGAGCGACAGATGAACCAGGCCAGCCCCCGCTGGCCCTTCTTCTACCGCGCTTACCAGTACCAGGTCATCGACTCCATCCAGGTGGTGGACAGGTACACGGTCCGCTTTCGCACCAAGGAGCCGGTGGCCCCCTTCCTCCACTTTCTGGCCGACACTAACGCCTTCATCGTCGCCCGGGAGCTGGTGGACCAGGGCGACGAGATGAACCGGCAGGAAGCGATGATCGGCACCGGACCCTTCATCTGGGACCGGCTGGAGGTGCTTCAGCAGTCGCGCTTCGTGCGCAACCCTGACTGGTTCGGCTGGGACCGTCCCGATCTGCAGCGCCCCTATCTGGACGGCTATACCTCTATCTTCGCTTTCGAGGACGCCGTCATCGAGGCGGCCTTCCGCGAGAAGCGCATCGACGTGGCCCTCTACCAGGCTAACCCGCAGTGGGTGGTCCGCCTGCGACAGGAGGTGCCCGGCCTCCAGACGGCCGACATCGCCCTGGCGGCCTGGGTCAATGCCAGGCTGCGGGTGGACAGGCCCCCCTTCAATGACTTCCGTGTGCGACGGGCCGTTCACCTGGCCACCGACCGCCAGCAGATCATAGATGCCATCTGGCAGGGCTACGGGCGGCTGCATGGCCCCGTCAGCCCCCTGGTCCACTGGGCACTGCCCGAGGAGGAGCTTTCATCGTTGCCTGGCTACCGCACGGGCCGTCGCCAGAGGGAGGAGGATGTGGCCGAGGCGCGTCGCCTGTACGAGGCAGCGGGCAGGCCCCCCATCGAGGTGACCTTCTCCAACATCCCTCCCGGGCTGGCCAGCTACGCTCCCCAGTACAAGAGACAACTGGAGCAGGCCCTGGGCGGGCAGGTGGAGGTACGCGTCATAGCCCAGAACGACGTCACCGAGGGGCATCGAAGGGGGACCATCCCCTTCAGTTTCGCTTTCGACAACGGCTGGATCGACCTGGACGACTGGCTCTACCCCTACTTTCACAGCCGGGGCACCAAGAACTCTTTCGGCCTGCGCGACCCGCAGCTCGACGCCCTGCTGGACGCCCAGCGGCGGGAGTTCGACCGCCAGCGGAGGAGGGAGCTCGGGTGGCAGATCCAGCGCTACCTGCTGGACCAGGTGCTGGCCCGGCTGGATATGGCCAGCCCTGTGGAGCTGTGGGTGGCCTGGCCCTACTACCGTGGCTTCCGGCCCCTGGTCTTCTTCGGGACCTCCTACTTCCTGGCCGATGCCTGGCTGGACGCTCGCCACCCCTCCTTCGGCGGGCGTCCCGAAGGCTCCTAGAAGACGGCCAGTGTGCTGCCGCCGTCTACCTGAATGGTGGTGCCGGTGATGTAGCGGGCCTTGTCGGAGCAGAGGAAGAGGACCAAGTTGGCCACGTCTTCGGCCTCGCCCAGGTAACCCAGGGGAATGCGTGCCTCCTCTTCGGCCACCACCTGCTCCAGGGGCCGCCCAGTCCTTCGCGCTCTCTCCTCCAGCAGGGCCATGAGGCGTTCGGTGGCGATGTTCCCGGGGCAGACGGCGTTGACGGTTATGTTGTAGCGGGCCAGCTCTCGCGAGAGAGTCTTGGCCAGCCCCACCACTCCCAGGCGGAGGGAGTTGGACAGCACCAGGTAGTCCAGGGGCTGCTTGACCGCCACCGAGGCTATGGCCACCACGCGTCCGCTGCCCGACAGTTTCAGATGGGGCAGGGCCTCCCGCACCAGGCGCACTACCGAGAGCAGGGTGCCGTCCACCGCTCGCTGCCAGGTATCCTCGCTCAGCTCCTCGAACAGCCCCGGCGGGGGGCCGCCGGTGTTGGCCACCACGATATCCAGGCGACCGAAAGCCCCCACCGCTTCGGCCACCAGGCGGCGGACGTCCTCGGCGCGCGACAGGTCGCAGGGCACCGGAAAGGTCTGGGAGCCGGTCTCACGAGCGATGGCCTCGGCGGCCTCTGCCAGCGCTTCTCGCCCTCGCGCGGCCATAGCGACCCGGCAGCCCTCCCTGGCCAGGGCCAGGGCTATGGCGCGGCCGATGCCCCTGCTGGCGCCGCCGACGATGGCCGCTCTGCCATGTAGGTCGGTGTCCATATGCGTCCAAAGCGGATGCTATCTCGTCGCCCGCCTAGGGCAAAGGGGGGATATAATGGCCTTGAGCGCCGTGCAACGCGCGGCAGCGATGCTGTTTTGCACATGGCCAGGGCTCTGCGCAAGTCCCCCATCTACACCCGCGCCGGCGACGGGGGTGAGACGTCCCTCTTCGGCGGTCAGCGGGTTCCCAAGGACCACCCTAGGGTTGTCGCCTACGGCACCCTCGACGAGCTGAACTCCTGCCTGGGGCTGGCCATCGCCTTCCTGCGGCAGCGTCGGGTGGCCTCTCTGCTGCGGGATGTCCAGGCCGACCTCTTCCAACTCGGCGCCGAGCTCGCTAGCCCCGGCAGCGACCGCTTTCGACTGCCGTCGGACCGTGTGGAGGATCTCGAGCGCCTCATCGACCAGTACGACGCTAAGGTCGAGCCTCTCAAGAGCTTCGTGTTGCCGGGAGGAGCGCCGGCGGCGGCCTTCCTGCATCTGGCACGCACCCTCTGCCGGCGGGCCGAGCGGGAGGTGGTGGCCCTCTCCCGCCGCGAGGAGGTCGCCCCCCACGTCCTGGCCTACCTGAACCGCCTGTCGGACTTGCTCTTCGTGCTTGCGCGTTATGTCAATAAAGCCGAGGGGCGACGAGAGACCCCCTGGCGGGGCCGCTGACATGCAGCGTCGCCTCTACCTGGTGCGACACGCCCATCATGCGGGGCAGGGACGTATCGCCGGGCCGGAGTCGCCCCTGACGGCGTTGGGACTGCAGCAGGCCCGCTCTCTGGCCCGGCGTCTGCGGGGCATCGAATTCCAGGCCCTCTACACCAGTCCCTATCTGCGGGCCCTAGAGACGGCCCGCGTTCTGGCCCGTGCCCTGGGCATGGACGTACGGGTGGACGACCGGCTGCGGGAGTGGGACGCCGGGGCCTGGACGGGCCTTTCGGCGCAGGAGCTGGAGTCGTTGCCCGATGGCCTGGGGCCGGCCCGTGACCCAGGCTTCGCGCCGCCCGACGGAGAGAGTGCCATCGACTTGCGGCGCCGCGTCCAGGACGTGCTGGACGACCTGCGCCGTCGCCACAGCGAGGGCAACGTGCTGCTGGTGTCCCACGCAGGGGTGCTGGCGCTGATGGTCTTCACGCTGCTGGGCCTTCCCCTGGACTCGTGGGGCCGAGTGGCCTTCGTCATCGACTACGCGTCCCTCACGGTGGTGGAGGATTCCGGCCCTCTGCCCCATCCCGTGCTGGTGCGCTTCAACGATACCTGTCACCTGCGGGGGCTGTCGTGATACCGGTCGGCGATGAGCCTCGCAGCCGCGCTTTCCCCTTCGTCAACCTCACCCTCATCGTCGTCAACGTCCTGGTCTTCTTCTATGAGCTGACGCTGCGGCCGCGGGACTTGCAGGCCCTCTTCTTCGACTGGGGCGTCGTGCCGGTGCGGTTGGTGGACTGGCTGCAGTCGCCATCGGGGTGGGAGGTGCCGGCCA contains:
- a CDS encoding SDR family oxidoreductase, producing MDTDLHGRAAIVGGASRGIGRAIALALAREGCRVAMAARGREALAEAAEAIARETGSQTFPVPCDLSRAEDVRRLVAEAVGAFGRLDIVVANTGGPPPGLFEELSEDTWQRAVDGTLLSVVRLVREALPHLKLSGSGRVVAIASVAVKQPLDYLVLSNSLRLGVVGLAKTLSRELARYNITVNAVCPGNIATERLMALLEERARRTGRPLEQVVAEEEARIPLGYLGEAEDVANLVLFLCSDKARYITGTTIQVDGGSTLAVF
- a CDS encoding histidine phosphatase family protein — protein: MQRRLYLVRHAHHAGQGRIAGPESPLTALGLQQARSLARRLRGIEFQALYTSPYLRALETARVLARALGMDVRVDDRLREWDAGAWTGLSAQELESLPDGLGPARDPGFAPPDGESAIDLRRRVQDVLDDLRRRHSEGNVLLVSHAGVLALMVFTLLGLPLDSWGRVAFVIDYASLTVVEDSGPLPHPVLVRFNDTCHLRGLS
- a CDS encoding cob(I)yrinic acid a,c-diamide adenosyltransferase; the protein is MARALRKSPIYTRAGDGGETSLFGGQRVPKDHPRVVAYGTLDELNSCLGLAIAFLRQRRVASLLRDVQADLFQLGAELASPGSDRFRLPSDRVEDLERLIDQYDAKVEPLKSFVLPGGAPAAAFLHLARTLCRRAEREVVALSRREEVAPHVLAYLNRLSDLLFVLARYVNKAEGRRETPWRGR
- a CDS encoding MBL fold metallo-hydrolase is translated as MSGHVLRVGNIEVIELLDTPMAFPFQAFFPQQGAAAFEPYRQLYPQAYAPDGRFQTYAQAYVVRAGGRTVLVDTGVGPGPHDWLGGARGRLLDDMQEKGVRPEDIDVVVFTHLHGDHVGWNLQYEAGSPRPTFPRARYYVPQADWDFFTDPARVGQGTYRTVVPLRDLGVLELFSGEVALADGVTTVPTPGHTPGHTSILLASLGERALICGDLAHHPAQVDQPSWSPAFDTDGAQAAQTRSRILDMLESEGLVAAFCHFPPPGFGRIVRLEGRRVFRAL
- a CDS encoding ABC transporter substrate-binding protein, with the protein product MRALPRLASRRLSRRQFLGAAAGLAAALAGCGGRQVQEGLPPLASQEREAPQRGGILRLPGYEAAVLDTLDPHQTQFGPIYSSHSAVFSKVLRYEDPLQGVIVTDLALQMPEVIGDPPLEYVVRLRPGVRFQRPSLVLGRPPSREEQAVGGRELTAEDVKFSFERQMNQASPRWPFFYRAYQYQVIDSIQVVDRYTVRFRTKEPVAPFLHFLADTNAFIVARELVDQGDEMNRQEAMIGTGPFIWDRLEVLQQSRFVRNPDWFGWDRPDLQRPYLDGYTSIFAFEDAVIEAAFREKRIDVALYQANPQWVVRLRQEVPGLQTADIALAAWVNARLRVDRPPFNDFRVRRAVHLATDRQQIIDAIWQGYGRLHGPVSPLVHWALPEEELSSLPGYRTGRRQREEDVAEARRLYEAAGRPPIEVTFSNIPPGLASYAPQYKRQLEQALGGQVEVRVIAQNDVTEGHRRGTIPFSFAFDNGWIDLDDWLYPYFHSRGTKNSFGLRDPQLDALLDAQRREFDRQRRRELGWQIQRYLLDQVLARLDMASPVELWVAWPYYRGFRPLVFFGTSYFLADAWLDARHPSFGGRPEGS
- a CDS encoding UDP-N-acetylmuramoyl-L-alanyl-D-glutamate--2,6-diaminopimelate ligase, which encodes MPTLSELAAHLPEARLLGADVPVRGIAWDSRLVTPGDLFVAVPGLRHDGHDFLQDAMSRGAVALAVQADRRERWSPLLDGGKATLLEVPDSRRALSRLAAAFHGFPARRLTVIGVTGTDGKSSLVHLLSHVLGRAGGRAGFLGTIGWGTDGRVEGGGDGRTTPEAPQVQAALARMVASGCRYAVVECTSHGLALYRVEDCEPDVGVITNLGRDHLDFHGSFEAYREAKGRLFRLLDSSADKGVPKAAVLNADDPSCDYFRSLTAARSISYGLRTPADVVAHDLRPEGWGTRFRLEVSGQQRDVHVSRPGDFNVANALAAVAVGLALGLTLDSLVEAVMSWPGAPGRLETIDEGQPFLVVVDYAHGPDSLRRVLELLRARARGRVIALFGCIGGRERERRFPMGQVAGQLADYVVLTDDNPYDEDRLDILREVAAGLEAVGRRQGHDYVIVPDRREAIAHALAMASDDDAVLLAGRGHETIVYLADGPYECDDREVARQALRSLYGLP
- a CDS encoding biotin--[acetyl-CoA-carboxylase] ligase, with the translated sequence MAWPDLSRLERALKTTYMGRRLVYYSSVGSTQDIARREAEAGAPEGTLVLADEQTAGRGRLGRSWASPAGQNLYLTLVLRPPMHALKRLTMVAPLAVARAVAETTGLQAGIKWPNDVWIGRRKLSGVLLESEVQGEQVRYCLLGIGVNVNMDVEAIPELAEIATSLRRELGREVSREDVLASLLAHLESLYEAARRGETPLEEWRARLITLGQEVTARFGDQVEEGLAEDVDEEGRLLLRRPDGSRVAIEAGDVTLRS
- a CDS encoding ABC transporter permease; the protein is MLRYLLSRLLLNLLVLLLVASLVFLALRLSPGDVLEAAAQGVQGDPQQAREAVRRSLGLDRPLWDQYRDYLSDLVRGDLGQSFRTRSPVLEDIGERIGPSLELGLLQLAVALLIGVPAGVAAAVRRDTWADYALRGAATFFLGVPAFVLAIFALLGSARYLGWTPPITAYRDLVPFPPFDTPAPEDPWANLQVMALPALIGGLGTGAIVMRFLRSQMLEVLAQDYIRTAWAKGLAERLVVMRHALRNALLPVVTVAGLMMGALVAGNVVLEAIFLIPGLGLYAVNGVRQNDYPVVQGMTLLVASFLVFVNLMVDVVYAWLDPRIRYA
- a CDS encoding ABC transporter permease, yielding MGRRRLRAALRALRRKPLGALAAAVALAMLVGAIGPPQPRFGLPDLPDRPLGFEMGRPFLARYGPEDFFYDEETGRLARFQSPSGRHWLGTDDKGRDVWARIVWGTRRSLFLALWALGLGTVGGTAVGIVSAYFLGKTDLLLQRLMDALQAFPPLLVLMLAVSLVEPSLRVLAVALAFVSVPGVQRVVRSVVLSVRNEPYVEAARAMGASHLRIMFRHVLPNVTAPVMVVFSVGLGGAVLAEAGLSFIDPSTVPQSASWGLMLAEGRAFMFEHPHVVLAAGGAIALAVMAFNLLGDALRDLLDPRLRPL